From a region of the Apibacter sp. B3706 genome:
- a CDS encoding acyltransferase produces the protein MIKIHPTSDVQTHNIGDNTFIWQFCVILKNAIIGNNCNINFNVFIENDVTIGNNVTIKSGVQIWDGVTIEDDVFIGPNVTFTNDLIPRSKQYPSEFQKTIIKKGASIGANSTIIAGHSIGEYSLIGAGSVITKDIPPYTVWYGNPAIQQGIISKEGKIQKL, from the coding sequence ATGATTAAAATTCATCCAACATCGGATGTACAAACTCATAATATCGGGGATAATACTTTCATTTGGCAGTTTTGTGTTATATTAAAAAACGCAATCATCGGTAATAATTGTAATATTAATTTTAATGTTTTTATAGAAAACGATGTTACAATTGGAAATAATGTAACCATCAAATCGGGTGTTCAGATTTGGGACGGAGTCACTATAGAAGATGATGTTTTTATTGGTCCCAATGTTACCTTTACTAATGATTTAATACCCCGTTCAAAGCAATATCCTAGTGAATTCCAAAAAACAATTATAAAAAAAGGAGCATCTATAGGGGCAAATTCAACCATAATTGCAGGACATAGTATTGGAGAATATAGCCTAATTGGAGCAGGAAGTGTGATAACGAAAGATATTCCCCCCTATACGGTTTGGTATGGCAATCCCGCAATTCAACAAGGCATAATATCAAAAGAAGGTAAGATTCAAAAATTATGA